The following are encoded together in the Flavihumibacter fluvii genome:
- a CDS encoding CDGSH iron-sulfur domain-containing protein translates to MAKTIITVNNNGSLRVEGDFEIRDKEGNLYDLGGREIVSICRCGLSKNKPFCDSSHKGHFEHEAIAFALPPKKTT, encoded by the coding sequence ATGGCTAAAACAATAATTACTGTAAACAATAATGGTTCTTTAAGAGTTGAAGGCGATTTTGAGATCAGGGATAAAGAAGGCAATCTTTATGATTTGGGTGGACGTGAAATTGTGAGTATCTGCCGTTGTGGCTTATCAAAGAATAAACCGTTTTGTGATAGTTCCCATAAAGGTCATTTTGAGCATGAGGCAATTGCATTTGCGCTGCCACCCAAAAAGACTACCTGA
- a CDS encoding sugar kinase — translation MKKVLCFGELLLRLSPVLNGDWLRKHNTPIFPGGAELNVAMALSRWNLKVKYITALPDHYLSHEVLAHLQQQGIDTSGIVFSGRRIGTYYLPIGQDLRHTDVIYDREHSAFSEIKTGMINWDELFDQVGWFHFSAICPALNENVAEVCEEALQVAAKKGIRISLDLNYRAKLWQYGKNPVDIMHRLLPHCHLIMGNIWSANTLAGIPVDANIHQGANQDTYLDHAAKTATAIKQAYKNCETVALTYRFEKGEGIDYFGTLHLANGDYCSPLFSTPHVLDRVGSGDCFMAGLIYGIYNEHRPHHVISFAAAAAFGKLQEYGDATYQTIAEVESLLKAYEYYI, via the coding sequence ATGAAAAAAGTTTTATGTTTTGGTGAATTGTTATTGCGTTTGTCGCCAGTGCTGAACGGGGATTGGTTGCGTAAACACAATACGCCCATTTTCCCTGGTGGCGCAGAACTGAATGTAGCCATGGCTTTGAGCCGGTGGAACCTGAAAGTCAAATACATTACGGCACTGCCAGACCATTACCTGAGCCATGAAGTATTAGCGCACCTGCAGCAGCAGGGTATTGATACCAGTGGTATTGTTTTTTCTGGCCGCCGCATAGGTACCTATTACCTGCCAATTGGCCAGGATCTCAGGCATACTGATGTGATCTACGACAGGGAGCACTCTGCTTTTTCTGAAATTAAAACAGGGATGATTAATTGGGATGAATTATTTGACCAGGTGGGGTGGTTCCATTTCAGTGCTATCTGTCCGGCTCTGAATGAAAATGTGGCAGAAGTTTGCGAAGAGGCTTTACAGGTTGCCGCCAAAAAGGGGATCAGGATTTCGCTGGACCTCAATTACAGGGCTAAACTATGGCAGTATGGAAAAAACCCTGTGGATATCATGCACCGTTTACTGCCGCATTGCCACCTGATCATGGGTAATATCTGGTCGGCCAATACCCTGGCGGGAATTCCGGTAGATGCTAATATCCACCAGGGGGCGAACCAGGACACTTACCTTGACCATGCCGCTAAAACAGCAACAGCCATTAAACAGGCTTACAAGAATTGTGAAACTGTTGCATTGACCTACCGTTTTGAAAAAGGGGAAGGCATTGATTATTTTGGTACCCTCCATCTGGCCAACGGCGATTATTGCTCCCCGTTATTTTCAACACCGCATGTTCTTGACAGGGTGGGTAGTGGTGATTGCTTTATGGCCGGATTGATCTATGGTATCTATAATGAACACCGGCCTCACCATGTCATTTCCTTTGCCGCAGCAGCTGCTTTTGGAAAATTGCAGGAATATGGTGACGCTACTTACCAAACAATTGCTGAAGTGGAATCCTTATTGAAAGCTTATGAATACTACATCTGA
- a CDS encoding S8 family serine peptidase, protein MATTPAQIPARIIGEDGNKPRFTGRRLVLLNNTAKTSLITSQAKKVSLKLANTADFNKSRTGDFLTTALMQADGIVFDKLKVAIINEALEEPMNHLLASRATAKNFLRSEAERFLYALTPGKKKPGKVPFTDNSTATWGIQAVHVLTSNFNGKGVRVGLLDTGIDTNHPDLKARIKGKKTFISGQQVLDMNGHGTHCSGLVAGFTHATRKFRYGVAPEASLYIGKVLSNDGVGTDSSILAGIEWALHNKCQIISLSLGGSMMPGESYSEVYESVAREALANNCLIIAAAGNESERSRNKIAPVGHPANCPSIMAVGALTTTLGIADFSCGGVNSEGGQVDIAAPGENIWSTWKNKGYRRESGTSMATPIVAGLAALILQSTPKTSAAGLWMKLTQNAKRLPLPASDSGAGLAYNRI, encoded by the coding sequence ATGGCAACTACTCCAGCACAAATTCCTGCACGTATTATCGGTGAGGATGGAAATAAACCCAGGTTTACCGGCCGTCGACTGGTTTTACTGAACAATACTGCAAAGACCAGCCTGATCACCAGCCAGGCAAAAAAAGTATCCCTGAAACTGGCAAATACGGCTGATTTTAATAAAAGCCGGACTGGGGATTTTTTAACAACGGCCCTGATGCAGGCCGATGGAATTGTTTTTGACAAATTGAAAGTTGCGATCATTAATGAGGCGCTGGAAGAACCCATGAACCATTTGCTGGCATCAAGGGCCACGGCAAAAAATTTCCTCAGATCTGAAGCGGAACGATTTTTATATGCCCTGACGCCTGGTAAAAAAAAGCCCGGGAAAGTTCCTTTTACCGATAATTCAACCGCTACCTGGGGTATCCAGGCTGTCCATGTCCTCACAAGTAATTTCAATGGCAAGGGGGTCCGGGTGGGCCTTTTGGATACGGGTATCGATACAAACCATCCGGATTTAAAAGCAAGGATAAAAGGAAAAAAAACTTTCATATCCGGACAGCAGGTGCTTGACATGAATGGACATGGAACCCATTGCTCAGGATTAGTTGCCGGTTTTACCCATGCCACCCGCAAGTTCAGGTATGGCGTTGCCCCTGAAGCTAGCTTGTATATAGGAAAGGTGCTGTCAAATGATGGCGTAGGTACCGATAGTAGTATCCTGGCAGGCATAGAATGGGCATTGCATAATAAATGCCAGATCATCTCCTTGTCTCTTGGTGGGTCCATGATGCCAGGTGAATCCTATTCAGAAGTATATGAATCAGTTGCCCGTGAAGCTCTGGCCAATAACTGCCTGATAATTGCAGCTGCCGGAAATGAAAGCGAGCGAAGCCGTAATAAAATAGCCCCGGTAGGCCATCCTGCCAATTGTCCGTCTATTATGGCCGTAGGAGCATTGACAACCACCCTGGGTATTGCAGATTTTTCCTGTGGGGGAGTAAATAGCGAAGGTGGCCAGGTTGATATAGCAGCTCCCGGGGAAAATATCTGGAGTACCTGGAAAAACAAAGGCTACCGTCGTGAATCAGGAACATCCATGGCTACCCCAATTGTTGCAGGATTAGCTGCTTTGATATTGCAGTCCACTCCAAAAACCTCAGCGGCAGGACTTTGGATGAAGCTTACGCAAAATGCCAAAAGGCTGCCACTTCCTGCTAGTGATTCAGGCGCTGGATTGGCCTATAACAGGATATAG
- a CDS encoding plasmid pRiA4b ORF-3 family protein yields MAILKFRIYFEEDESVYRDIAIRHKQSFQDLHEAILKAFEFDNKHAATFCRSNDSWARGREISLEKYNKTYRADPLIMATTTIGSEIFDPNQKFVYVYDFVRNWTFLVELINVTKEENPKLDYPATVRVEGIAPSQYGTKGLVGDKLAEMEEKYDLVSGAEGFGTEGEASDEGDAQETGGEEPEAEEEF; encoded by the coding sequence ATGGCCATACTGAAGTTCCGAATCTATTTTGAAGAAGACGAGAGTGTTTATCGTGATATTGCCATTCGTCATAAGCAAAGCTTCCAGGACCTGCATGAGGCAATTCTGAAAGCTTTTGAGTTTGATAACAAGCACGCTGCCACATTTTGCCGCAGTAATGATAGCTGGGCCAGGGGCCGTGAGATCAGTCTTGAGAAATACAACAAGACCTATCGTGCTGACCCTCTGATCATGGCTACCACCACCATCGGTTCCGAGATATTTGATCCTAACCAGAAATTCGTGTATGTGTATGATTTTGTGCGCAACTGGACTTTCCTGGTGGAATTGATCAATGTAACGAAGGAAGAGAATCCAAAGCTTGACTATCCGGCTACAGTTCGTGTGGAAGGGATAGCCCCATCACAATATGGCACAAAAGGGTTGGTGGGCGACAAACTCGCAGAAATGGAAGAAAAATACGACCTTGTTTCTGGAGCTGAAGGCTTTGGAACTGAGGGTGAAGCCAGTGATGAAGGTGATGCACAAGAAACTGGCGGAGAAGAACCTGAAGCAGAAGAGGAATTTTAG
- a CDS encoding bifunctional 4-hydroxy-2-oxoglutarate aldolase/2-dehydro-3-deoxy-phosphogluconate aldolase, translating into MNTTSDIIASIREQGILPLFYHDEATVCIAIVNALYHAGIRVIEFTNRGPAALENFAALIQYRTLNWPGLLCGAGTIKTVADARSFLGAGADFLISPAFITPIAEISQLENFTWIPGCTTPTEIATAEQYGFTAIKLFPGNLLGPSFVSAIRDIFPGISFMPTGGVTQAPENLKQWFSSGVFAVGLGSQLISKDLLNEKNYSRIGEDTANLLEVVRAIRNPSH; encoded by the coding sequence ATGAATACTACATCTGATATTATTGCCTCGATCCGCGAACAAGGCATACTGCCACTTTTTTACCATGATGAGGCAACAGTTTGTATTGCCATTGTTAATGCCCTGTACCATGCCGGAATAAGGGTTATTGAATTTACTAACCGGGGACCCGCAGCCCTGGAAAACTTTGCTGCGCTTATACAGTACCGTACCTTAAACTGGCCTGGTTTATTGTGTGGGGCCGGAACAATTAAAACGGTGGCAGATGCCCGTTCGTTTTTGGGAGCCGGGGCTGATTTCCTGATCAGCCCGGCATTTATAACGCCGATCGCTGAAATTTCGCAACTTGAAAATTTTACCTGGATACCTGGTTGCACAACCCCCACCGAAATTGCCACAGCCGAACAATATGGTTTTACTGCCATCAAATTATTCCCCGGGAACCTATTAGGACCTTCATTTGTAAGCGCGATCCGCGATATATTCCCTGGTATTTCTTTTATGCCAACGGGTGGTGTTACACAGGCACCTGAAAATTTAAAACAATGGTTTTCATCAGGAGTATTTGCAGTTGGCCTGGGGAGTCAATTGATCTCCAAAGACTTGCTGAATGAAAAAAATTATTCGCGGATAGGGGAGGACACTGCAAATTTATTAGAGGTGGTCCGTGCAATCAGAAATCCATCTCATTAG
- a CDS encoding glycosyltransferase family 9 protein, which yields MLRFLIIQTAFIGDVVLATGILEKLHQHYPEAKIDFLLRKGNEGLLANHPYLNELLVWEKKAGKIKNLLHLLKTVRANRYDKVINVQRFSATGLLTAFSGAKETIGYDKNPFSRLFTIKIPHKLSSSENPIHEIQRCNDLIAHFTDQQAFPPHLYPSRSDEQKVALYTEKPFIVVAPASVWFTKQYPASKWIAFLKRIPDNIMVYLIGAPGDETFAQLIISGSGHTMATSLCGQLNFLQSAALMKKALMNYVNDSAPMHFASAVNAPTAAIYCSTVPSFGFGPLSTKAVVIEVQEPLTCRPCGIHGHAACPEGHFNCAMHIKDEQLLNALPKPDAL from the coding sequence ATGTTGCGATTCCTGATCATACAAACAGCTTTTATCGGTGATGTGGTGCTGGCCACAGGTATCCTAGAAAAACTGCACCAGCATTATCCGGAAGCAAAAATTGATTTCCTCTTACGGAAAGGCAATGAAGGACTACTGGCCAATCACCCGTACCTGAACGAGTTGTTGGTTTGGGAAAAGAAAGCTGGTAAAATAAAAAACCTGCTGCATTTGTTGAAAACCGTTAGGGCAAATAGATATGATAAAGTCATTAATGTACAAAGGTTTTCAGCCACTGGATTGCTTACGGCATTTTCAGGAGCGAAGGAAACCATCGGATATGATAAAAATCCATTTAGCCGTTTGTTTACAATTAAAATCCCGCATAAACTTAGCAGCTCCGAAAACCCAATACATGAAATTCAACGGTGCAATGACCTGATTGCTCATTTTACAGACCAACAGGCTTTCCCGCCGCATTTATATCCTTCCCGCTCTGATGAGCAAAAAGTTGCTTTATATACCGAAAAACCATTTATTGTAGTGGCTCCGGCATCGGTATGGTTTACAAAACAATATCCCGCATCAAAATGGATCGCTTTCCTGAAAAGGATTCCTGATAATATTATGGTTTACCTGATTGGTGCGCCAGGGGATGAAACCTTTGCTCAATTGATCATTTCAGGTTCCGGACATACCATGGCAACTTCCCTTTGCGGTCAATTGAACTTTTTGCAATCTGCGGCACTCATGAAAAAAGCACTGATGAATTATGTAAATGATTCTGCCCCTATGCATTTTGCTTCTGCCGTAAATGCACCTACTGCTGCTATTTATTGCAGTACGGTTCCATCGTTTGGTTTTGGACCATTATCCACAAAGGCAGTTGTAATAGAGGTCCAGGAACCCCTGACTTGCCGGCCCTGTGGTATTCATGGCCATGCAGCTTGCCCTGAAGGCCATTTTAACTGCGCAATGCATATAAAAGATGAGCAATTACTGAATGCTTTGCCTAAACCCGATGCTTTATAA
- a CDS encoding CCA tRNA nucleotidyltransferase, producing MDINCSDKELFIFKKIAHAAEELKLPCYVIGGFVRDKILGRNSKDADIVCVGDGIELAHRVAERFQPKPPVAFYKNFGTASIKVGDFDIEFVGARKESYRYHTRNPEVAPGTLEEDQLRRDFTINALAINLSGAGYGKLIDPFNGLDDLNAKVIRTPLEPGQTFSDDPLRMMRAVRFASQLGFTIDEKTWEGICLHVDRIKIISQERITEEFNKILLSKKPSVGLDLLYRSGLMHIIFPQMVDLAGAEYIDGKGHKDNFYHTLQVVDNISANTEDLWLRWAAVLHDIGKPATKKFENGHGWTFHGHEVVGGRMVPKIFTRLKLPQNEKMRYVRKLVELHLRPISLTKENITDSAIRRLLFDAADEIEDLMTLCSADITSKNKFKVKRYLENFNMVRDRLREVEEKDRIRNWQPPITGEMIMVAFNLPPGRIVGEIKNAIRDAILDGEIENNYNAAYGLMVKKASEYNLQPVQ from the coding sequence ATGGATATTAATTGCTCAGATAAGGAACTATTCATATTTAAAAAGATCGCACATGCTGCAGAGGAACTAAAGCTACCCTGTTATGTGATTGGTGGATTCGTGCGGGACAAAATCCTTGGCCGAAACAGTAAGGATGCCGATATAGTGTGCGTGGGCGACGGCATCGAGCTGGCACATCGGGTAGCAGAGCGTTTCCAGCCTAAGCCACCTGTAGCTTTTTATAAAAATTTCGGTACCGCATCCATTAAAGTAGGTGATTTTGACATTGAATTTGTGGGAGCCAGAAAGGAGAGTTACCGCTACCATACCCGTAATCCGGAAGTGGCACCAGGAACGCTTGAGGAAGATCAGCTACGCCGTGATTTTACCATAAATGCACTCGCTATCAATTTAAGCGGAGCTGGTTACGGGAAATTGATCGATCCATTTAATGGCCTTGATGACCTGAATGCAAAAGTCATCCGTACGCCATTGGAACCCGGCCAGACATTTTCGGATGACCCATTGCGGATGATGCGCGCCGTTAGGTTTGCTTCCCAACTGGGTTTTACTATCGATGAAAAAACCTGGGAAGGTATTTGCTTGCATGTGGACCGTATCAAAATAATCTCACAGGAGCGGATAACAGAAGAATTCAATAAGATATTGCTCAGTAAAAAACCATCTGTCGGATTGGACCTGTTATACAGGTCCGGATTAATGCATATTATTTTTCCGCAAATGGTTGACCTCGCCGGTGCTGAATATATTGATGGGAAAGGGCATAAGGATAATTTTTACCATACGCTGCAGGTGGTGGACAATATATCTGCAAATACAGAGGACCTTTGGCTGCGATGGGCTGCTGTTTTGCATGATATCGGGAAACCTGCAACCAAAAAATTCGAAAATGGTCATGGCTGGACTTTCCATGGCCATGAAGTAGTAGGTGGCCGAATGGTGCCAAAAATCTTTACCAGGTTGAAATTACCCCAGAATGAAAAAATGCGGTATGTCAGGAAATTGGTTGAGTTACACCTCCGTCCGATTAGCCTTACAAAGGAAAATATTACCGATAGCGCCATACGCAGGTTATTGTTTGATGCAGCAGATGAAATTGAAGACCTGATGACCTTGTGTTCAGCAGATATTACCTCGAAAAATAAATTCAAGGTAAAGCGATATCTCGAAAACTTCAATATGGTTCGGGATCGCCTGCGCGAAGTAGAAGAAAAAGACCGTATCCGAAACTGGCAGCCCCCCATTACCGGTGAAATGATTATGGTGGCTTTTAACCTTCCACCAGGCAGAATAGTTGGGGAAATCAAGAATGCCATCAGGGATGCCATCCTTGATGGGGAGATCGAAAATAACTATAATGCCGCCTACGGGTTAATGGTGAAAAAGGCCAGTGAATATAACCTTCAGCCTGTTCAATAA
- a CDS encoding DUF1415 domain-containing protein: MIASEKVIEQTRIWINDVVVGCNFCPFAAREMKRNSVRYQVIHSTDVANCLQALVNECKHLDEHPDTETSFVIFPVGFPDFLAYLDLVSLAEEMLETEGYEGVYQLASFHPEYRFEGAPADDAANYTNRSPYPMLHLLREESIEKALDHYEGDPEEIPGRNVDFAREKGLIYMKMLRDTCLK; encoded by the coding sequence ATGATTGCCAGCGAAAAAGTTATTGAACAAACCAGAATTTGGATCAACGATGTGGTGGTAGGCTGTAATTTTTGTCCGTTTGCCGCCCGTGAAATGAAACGAAACAGCGTTCGTTACCAGGTTATTCATTCCACGGATGTGGCCAATTGCCTGCAAGCGCTGGTAAATGAATGCAAACACCTCGATGAGCACCCCGATACTGAAACCAGTTTCGTGATTTTTCCTGTAGGATTCCCTGATTTTTTGGCATACCTCGACCTTGTGTCTCTGGCGGAGGAAATGCTGGAAACTGAAGGTTATGAAGGGGTTTACCAACTGGCCAGCTTTCATCCCGAGTACCGGTTTGAAGGTGCGCCTGCTGATGATGCCGCAAATTACACCAATCGTTCGCCCTACCCCATGCTACACCTGCTTAGGGAGGAGAGCATTGAAAAAGCCCTTGACCATTATGAAGGCGATCCTGAAGAAATTCCAGGTCGGAATGTTGATTTTGCCCGGGAAAAAGGTCTCATTTACATGAAAATGCTTCGCGATACCTGCCTGAAATAA
- the sucC gene encoding ADP-forming succinate--CoA ligase subunit beta — protein sequence MNLHEYQAKELLKNYQVPVQEGIACNTPTEAEEAYRQIHTQYGSQFAVVKAQIHAGGRGKGKIRGTEQRGVAVGKNAEAVKQIAGNILGGTLVTIQTGEAGKLVNKVLVAQDVYYEGPNPVKEFYLSILLDRTKGQNVVMYSTEGGMDIEEVAHNTPEKIFKEWVHPGSPLQPFQARKIAFNLGLSGEAFRNCVKFVTNLYNAYVGLDCAMLEINPLFKTSDEKIIAVDCKMSIDDSAIARHPSVASLRDISEEDPTEVEAGKYNLNFVKLDGNVGCMVNGAGLAMATMDIIKLSGGEPANFLDVGGSANAQTVEAGFRIILKDPKVKAILINIFGGIVRCDRVAAGVIEAYQTLGNIQIPIIVRLQGTNAEEGKKLLDASGLKVQSAILLSEAGELVNKAVTAA from the coding sequence ATGAACTTGCACGAATACCAAGCTAAGGAATTACTGAAGAATTACCAGGTGCCCGTACAGGAAGGCATTGCCTGTAACACACCTACTGAAGCGGAAGAAGCCTATCGCCAGATCCATACCCAATATGGCAGCCAGTTTGCTGTTGTTAAAGCCCAGATACATGCGGGTGGTCGCGGTAAGGGGAAAATTCGTGGTACTGAGCAGCGCGGTGTAGCGGTTGGAAAGAATGCTGAAGCTGTTAAGCAAATTGCCGGAAATATTCTCGGTGGAACATTGGTGACCATCCAGACCGGTGAAGCCGGAAAACTGGTGAACAAGGTCCTGGTTGCCCAGGATGTTTACTATGAAGGACCAAATCCGGTTAAAGAATTTTACCTCTCTATTTTACTGGATCGCACCAAAGGCCAGAATGTGGTCATGTATAGTACCGAAGGGGGTATGGATATTGAAGAAGTTGCCCATAACACCCCGGAAAAAATATTTAAAGAGTGGGTACATCCCGGGAGTCCGCTCCAACCCTTCCAGGCGCGTAAGATTGCCTTTAACCTGGGCCTTAGTGGTGAGGCATTCAGGAATTGCGTGAAATTCGTTACCAATTTATATAATGCCTACGTGGGCCTTGATTGTGCAATGCTCGAAATCAACCCATTGTTCAAAACATCGGATGAAAAGATCATTGCCGTAGATTGTAAAATGAGTATTGATGACAGCGCTATTGCCCGTCACCCTTCAGTCGCTTCATTACGTGATATCTCTGAAGAGGACCCTACAGAAGTTGAGGCAGGCAAATACAATCTCAACTTTGTAAAACTCGATGGGAATGTAGGCTGTATGGTAAACGGAGCAGGTCTGGCCATGGCCACTATGGATATCATTAAACTAAGTGGTGGTGAACCGGCCAACTTCCTTGATGTAGGCGGTTCTGCCAATGCCCAAACAGTAGAAGCTGGATTCAGGATCATTCTGAAAGACCCCAAAGTAAAAGCCATCCTCATTAATATATTCGGAGGAATCGTACGTTGCGACCGGGTTGCTGCAGGTGTAATCGAAGCTTACCAAACATTGGGTAATATCCAGATTCCGATCATTGTCAGGTTACAAGGTACAAATGCGGAAGAAGGAAAAAAACTGTTGGACGCAAGCGGATTAAAAGTACAGAGCGCTATACTTCTTAGCGAGGCCGGTGAATTGGTGAACAAGGCTGTAACAGCTGCGTAA
- a CDS encoding sugar phosphate isomerase/epimerase family protein produces the protein MVNRRSFIRQSSALAGGVLLGTNVFAHYQPNPQLSFSTLGCPKWTLRQILEFGVKNGYNGIEIRGILGEMDLTKREEFNTPSAIAATKKQFSEKGLKIVNLGSSAEMHHSDLAKRRLQLDSAKQFIDLAAGLACPFIRVFPNAFPKDQGKPETIDLIIDGLLQLGNYAKGSGVTVLLETHGDIVVTEDLLYIMKHAAGPNVGLIWDFYNMWTITQEAPAEVYSKLAPYIRHTHLKDSKKTDGKESYVFLGQGDGPAAEAITALRKGGYKGFYSFEWEKMWHPEIAEPELALADFPMAFKKIFKS, from the coding sequence ATGGTTAACCGAAGAAGTTTTATCAGGCAGTCATCTGCCTTAGCAGGAGGTGTGTTGCTGGGTACGAATGTATTTGCCCATTATCAGCCTAATCCGCAATTGTCATTTTCGACCCTTGGTTGTCCAAAATGGACCCTCCGGCAAATCCTTGAATTTGGTGTAAAGAATGGTTATAATGGCATTGAGATCAGGGGTATTTTGGGTGAAATGGATCTCACCAAGCGCGAGGAATTCAATACGCCTTCAGCAATTGCAGCCACAAAAAAACAATTTTCAGAGAAGGGGTTAAAGATCGTGAACCTGGGGTCGTCCGCAGAAATGCACCATTCCGATTTGGCTAAGCGCCGATTACAGCTGGATAGCGCAAAACAGTTCATTGACCTTGCAGCTGGATTGGCTTGCCCATTTATCCGGGTATTCCCAAATGCATTTCCTAAGGACCAGGGGAAGCCTGAAACGATTGATTTGATTATTGATGGTTTGCTGCAATTAGGGAATTATGCAAAAGGCAGCGGCGTAACCGTGCTGTTGGAAACCCATGGTGATATTGTGGTAACCGAAGACCTGTTGTATATCATGAAGCATGCAGCAGGGCCAAACGTAGGATTAATCTGGGATTTTTATAATATGTGGACCATTACACAAGAAGCTCCGGCAGAGGTATATTCTAAATTAGCCCCTTATATCAGGCATACCCATCTCAAGGATTCAAAAAAAACGGATGGTAAGGAGAGCTATGTGTTCCTGGGCCAGGGCGATGGCCCTGCAGCAGAAGCAATCACAGCTTTACGAAAAGGTGGCTATAAAGGATTTTATAGTTTTGAATGGGAGAAAATGTGGCACCCTGAAATCGCAGAACCAGAGTTAGCCCTGGCTGATTTTCCGATGGCCTTCAAAAAAATCTTTAAAAGTTAA
- a CDS encoding RNA polymerase sigma-70 factor produces the protein MALPTVGDQLLRTDKGIMNFEEVFKSHFKNLHAYAVTLLKDEANAEEMVQNVFCRLWEKKEQLDIHSSATAYLYRAVYHECLNFLKHQKVKAAYNSFMLSRPTNELAPASGKLQLGELEWHISKALEELPDQCRTIFQMSRYEELKYQEIADKLGLSIKTVENQMGKALRIMREKLVDFLPLLLIILLNL, from the coding sequence ATGGCATTACCAACGGTGGGCGACCAACTGCTTCGCACAGATAAAGGCATTATGAACTTTGAAGAGGTTTTTAAATCACATTTTAAAAACTTGCATGCTTATGCGGTTACGCTGCTTAAGGATGAGGCAAATGCAGAGGAAATGGTTCAGAATGTATTTTGCAGGTTATGGGAAAAAAAAGAACAGCTTGATATCCATTCTTCTGCAACGGCCTATCTATACCGGGCCGTTTACCATGAATGCCTTAATTTTTTAAAGCACCAGAAGGTTAAGGCGGCCTACAACTCCTTTATGTTGAGCAGGCCAACTAATGAACTGGCGCCCGCTTCCGGAAAATTACAGTTAGGTGAACTGGAATGGCATATCAGCAAAGCATTGGAAGAGCTGCCCGATCAATGTCGTACGATCTTCCAGATGAGCCGATATGAGGAACTGAAGTACCAGGAAATTGCAGATAAGCTAGGACTATCCATAAAGACCGTTGAAAACCAGATGGGGAAAGCACTAAGAATCATGCGCGAAAAACTGGTTGATTTTCTACCCTTATTATTAATCATCCTGCTTAACCTGTAA
- a CDS encoding Pr6Pr family membrane protein: protein MQTIKSRKIFLVIGAILGWIAVSGQFYLIIENRVASLPETIIRFFSYFTILTNILVTGYFSVLWMVPNSKTAGLFNRPVILTAITVYIFIVGIVYQLLLRGIWQPQGFQRIIDELLHSVIPFYFLVYWFLFTPVKSVQWRHIFYWLAYPAIYLAYILSRGAISGFYPYPFVEVNQLGYARVLNNSAILLFVFISVSAILTLINRIKV, encoded by the coding sequence ATGCAAACCATAAAATCAAGAAAAATTTTCCTGGTCATTGGCGCAATCCTTGGCTGGATTGCTGTATCAGGACAATTCTACCTGATTATTGAAAACAGGGTTGCTTCACTACCTGAGACCATTATTCGATTCTTTAGTTATTTTACGATACTTACCAATATCCTGGTGACCGGTTATTTTAGCGTTTTGTGGATGGTGCCAAACAGTAAAACAGCCGGGCTCTTTAACAGGCCGGTGATTCTTACAGCAATCACTGTGTATATTTTTATAGTTGGAATAGTATATCAGCTGCTGTTGCGTGGTATCTGGCAACCGCAAGGATTCCAGCGAATAATTGATGAATTGTTGCATTCCGTCATCCCATTCTATTTCCTGGTCTACTGGTTTTTATTTACACCAGTGAAATCTGTCCAATGGAGGCATATTTTTTACTGGTTGGCTTATCCGGCAATTTATCTGGCTTATATTTTATCAAGGGGAGCCATTTCCGGTTTTTACCCATATCCTTTTGTGGAAGTGAACCAACTGGGTTATGCCCGTGTTTTGAACAATAGTGCCATATTGCTCTTTGTTTTTATTAGCGTATCGGCTATTCTCACCTTGATCAATAGAATAAAAGTCTAA